A region from the Molothrus aeneus isolate 106 chromosome 17, BPBGC_Maene_1.0, whole genome shotgun sequence genome encodes:
- the FSIP2 gene encoding fibrous sheath-interacting protein 2, which translates to MDPELLNLPLAVKIPVAPGSKPVFCRGKLGEKLHRPFPYFTLDDPYCHHLSPAYNCLHDPVLQDYHKRKDVLHLLKKQGFVTRENKHGPSLPRITNTSCQGKLQPQKPSSLPKSQKLWGCRKGRAALNKGQTYPRAELGQKDTSTAADSQRKPDGTDNGLLNAVFKQLTAAEAKKLEELVETVVYRVLERLKIPRDQHVSFLQRVARGIRGRLLGCMRAELLDTSLDHHQKMEVMAKELVATVLEILGDRLASSTSKAAEAGVAAKWEDLPLAGRATQADKSKDTADRVLSKTSLDTLTREVVESVHYTLESSVTSQFEQDTGCEYTEILELPGGNVSNRQVQSSQTCPRQGMEAGQGFPRASEQQSLKAMWPAPAGCAKTMEPEDCAMVKENLERKRSLKSTALANTLDIRTMSNRIADSVLERISQPGPAPSLNKNFQGPVANPPTSQGGIESCATEDTLSTVDPSPSQQPIPPAQARAQHKAERPKLI; encoded by the exons CTCCACCGGCCGTTTCCTTATTTCACTCTGGATGATCCCTACTGCCACCACCTCAGCCCAGCATACAACTGCCTGCATGACCCTGTCCTTCAGGACTACCACAAGCGCAAGGACGTGCTGCATTTGCTGAAGAAACAGGGCTTTGTCACCAGAGAAAACAAG CATGGCCCCAGCCTGCCAAGAATCACCAACACTTCCTGTCAGGGGAAGCTGCAGCCTCAAAAGCCTTCCAGCCTACCCAAGAGCCAAAAATTATGGGGATGCAGAaaagggagagcagctctgaacaaGGGCCAAACTtaccccagagctgagctgggccagAAGGataccagcactgctgctgattCCCAGAGGAAGCCAGATGGCACTGACAATGGCCTCTTGAATGCTGTGTTTAAGCAACTAACTGCAGCAGAAGCCAAGAAGCTTGAAGAGCTGGTTGAGACTGTGGTGTACAGAGTGTTGGAGAGGTTGAAGATTCCTAGGGATCAGCATGTCAGCTTTTTACAGAGGGTTGCCCGGGGAATCAGAGGAAGACTTTTAGGCTGCATGAGAGCAGAACTTTTGGATACTTCTCTAGATCACCATCAGAAAATGGAAGTGATGGCGAAAGAGCTTGTAGCAACAGTGTTGGAGATCTTGGGGGACCGTCTGGCATCCAGCACATCCAAAGCTGCTGAGGCAGGGGTTGCAGCCAAGTGGGAGGACCTGCCTCTTGCTGGAAGAGCCACCCAAGCAGACAAATCCAAGGACACTGCAGACAGAGTACTTTCAAAGACCTCCCTTGACACACTCACCAGAGAAGTTGTTGAGAGTGTTCACTATACCTTGGAATCCTCTGTAACTTCTCAGTTTGAACAAGACACTGGCTGTGAGTACACTGAAATCCTGGAGCTTCCTGGGGGAAATGTCTCCAACAGACAAGTGCAGTCATCCCAAACATGTCCAAGGCAGGGCATGGAAGCTGGACAAGGATTTCCCAGAGCATCTGAACAGCAGAGCCTGAAAGCAATGTGGCCTGCCCCTGCCGGGTGTGCCAAAACCATGGAGCCTGAAGATTGTGCAATGGTGAAGGAgaacttggaaagaaaaaggagccTAAAGTCAACAGCCTTAGCCAACACTTTGGATATAAGGACCATGTCAAATCGGATTGCTGACTCAGTATTAGAGCGGATTAGTCAACCTGGGCCTGCACCATCCCTCAACAAGAACTTTCAAGGGCCTGTTGCAAACCCACCCACATCCCAAGGTGGAATAGAGAGCTGTGCCACTGAGGACACTCTCTCTACCGTGGACCCATCGCCTTCCCAACAGCccatccctccagcccaggccagagcacagcacaaagcagaGCGCCCAAAGCTCATCTGA